gcctgttcccccgtcccctgcctgtgtccccgtcccctgcctgtcccccccgtcccctgcctgtcccccccgtcccctgcctgtgtccccgtcccctgcctgtccccccgtcccctgcctgtcccccccaccccctgcctgtcccccgtcccctgcctgtccccccgtcccctgcctgtcccccccaccccctgcctgtcccccgtcccctgcctgtgtccccgtcccctgcctgtccccccgtcccctgcctgtcccccgtcccctgcctgtcccccccgtcccctgcctgtcccccgtcccctgcctgtcccccccaccccctgcctgtcccccgtcccctgcctgtcccccgtcccctgcctgtcccccccaccccctgcctgtcccccgtcccctgcctgtcccccgtcccctgcctgtcccccccgtcccctgcctgtcccccccaccccctgcctgtcccccgtcccctgcctgtgtccccgtcccctgcctgtcctccccgtcccctgcctgtcccccccgtcccctgcctgtcccccccaccccctgcctgtcccccgtcccctgcctgtgtccccgtcccctgcctgtccccccgtcccctgcctgtcccccgtcccctgcctgtccccccatcccctgcctgtcccccgtcccctgcctgtgtccccgtcccctgcctgtcccccccaccccctgcctgtcccccgtcccctgcctgtgtccccgtcccctgcctgtccccccgtcccctgcctgtcccccgtcccctgcctgtcccccccaccccctgcctgtcccccgtcccctgcctgtgtccccgtcccctgcctgtcccccccaccccctgcctgtcccccgtcccctgcctgtgtccccgtcccctgcctgtccccccgtcccctgcctgtcccccgtcccctgcctgtccccccatcccctgcctgtcccccgtcccctgcctgtcccccccatcccctgcctgtccccatgtcccctgcctgtccccatgtcccctgcctgtcccccccatcccctgcctgtccccccatcccctgcctgtccccccgtcccctgcctgtcccccccgtcccctgcctgtgtccccgtcccctgcctgtgtcccccgtcccctgcctgtgtccccatccccagcctgtgtccccatcccctgcctgtcccccccgtcccctgcctgtcccccccgtcccctgcctgtccccccaccccctgcctgtccccccgtcccctgcctgtccccccgtcccctgcctgtccccatgtcccctgcctgtcccccccgccccctgcctgtcccccccatcccctgcctgtccccatgtcccttgcctgtccccccgtcccctgcctgtgtccccatcccctgcctgtgtccccatccccagcctgtccccatgtcccctgcctgtgtcccccatcccctgcctgttcccccatcccctgcctgtgtccccatcccctgcctgtcccccccgcgcccccgtcCCCGCGCCCCCATCCCCGCACCTCTGGGCCATGATCTTGAAGGCGTCGGGCAGGTAGCACTGCACGTTCTCCATCTGGAAGGGGTCGGCGTCGCAGATCTTGTCGTCGGTGCGCCCGTAGTTGGCGTTCTCCACCATCACCACGTCGCTGCCCGGGCACCGCAGCTCGATGGGGTACCCCTCGCACGCCAGCTCCCGCCGCACCAGCCCGAAGGGCAGCCCGGCCCGGCTCAGCCCTGCGGGGGGCACGCCTGGGTCCTGCACGCCCCGCCACGCGCCCCCGCCacgcggccccgccccgggaACCCCACCCTGGGACCCTGCCCCGGGAaccccgccccgggaccccgcCCCGGGACCCTGCCCCGGGAACCCCGCCCCGGGAACCCCGCCCCGGGGACCCTGCCCCGGGACCCCGCCCCAGGAACCCCGCCCCGGGGACCCTGCCCCGGGAACCCCGCCCCGGGAACCCCGCCCCGGGgaccccaccccagggaccccaccCCGGGGACCctgccccgggacccccgccccgggaACCCCCGCCCCGGGAACCCCGCCCCGGGACCCGCCCCGGGAACCCCGCCCCAGGGACCCTGCCCCGGGAACCCGCCCCGGGACCCTGCCCCGGGAACCCCGCCCCGGGACCCTGCCCCGGGGACCCCACCCTGGGACCCTGCCCCGGGAACCCCGCCCCGGGACCCTGCCCTGGGACCCTGTCCCGGGACCCCGCCCCGGGAACCCCGCCCCGGGAACCCCGCCCCGGGACCCTGCCCCGGGGACCCCACCCTGGGACCCTGCCCCGGGAACCCCGCCCCGGGGACCCCGCCCCGGGAACCCCGCCCCGGGACCCTGCCCCGGGAACCCCGCCCCGGGAACCCCGCCCCGGGAaccccgccccgggaccccgGCCCTGGGAACCCCGCCCCGGGACCCTGCCCCGGGAaccccgccccgggaccccgGCCCTGGGAACCCCGCCCCGGGACCCTGCCCCGGGAACCCCGCCCCAGGAACCCCGCCCCGGGAACCCCGCCCCGGGAACCCCGCCCCGGGGACCCCACCCCGGGGACCCTgccccggggacccccgccccgggaACCCCGCCCCGGGACCCGCCCCGGGAACCCCGCCCCAGGGACCCTGCCCCAGGAACCCGCCCCGGGAACCCCGCCCCGGGAACCCCGCCCCGGGAACCCCGCCCCGGGAACCCCACCCCGCGACCCTGCCCCGGGAACCCCGCCCTGGGACTCCCGCCCCGGGAACCCCGCCCCGGGAACCCCGCCCCGGGACCCTGCCCTGGGAACCCCGCCCCGGGAACCCCGCCCCGGGAACCCCGCCCTGGGAACCCCGCCCCGGGAACCCCACCCTGGGACCCTGCCCTGGGAACCCTGCCCCACGCCCCTGCCCCAGGACCCCTGCCCCAGGACCCCTGCCCCGGGACCCCAGCACCCTCGCCACACACCCCCGCCCTGCGCCcccaccccgggacccccgccccacacccccaccctgggaccccccacccctgccacaCACCCCCGCCCCGGGGACACCCCGCCCCGGAACCCTGCACACCCTGATGGACCCCGCCACGACCCCCGAGTGCCAGGACCCcaaccctggggaccccccaccctggggaccctgcacaccctgacaGACCCCCGCCACAACCCCTGAGCGCCGGGACCCCTaccccggggacccccaccctgGAGCCCTGCACACTCTGACTGACCCCTGCCACAACCCCCAACCACTGGGACCCCAACCCTGggcaccccccaccctggggacccccgcTGCGGGGACACCCTGACAGacccccaccaggacccccgagcaccaggacccccaccctggggacccctcaccctggggaccctgcacaccctgacaGACCCCAGCCAGGACCCCtgccccaggacccccaccctggggacccctcACCCCCTGGGACCCCGCACACCCCAACTGGGACCCCCGCCCTagggaccccccacccctgggacTCTGCACACCCCAACAGACCCCCACCACAACCCCCAACTGGGACCCTCACCCTGGTGACCCCCgccctggggaccccctgcCCCTGGGACTCCGCACACCCCACTGCCACGCCGGGACCCCTgactgggacccccaccctggGGCGCCTGCCCTGGgaccctgcacaccctgacaGACCCCCAACCAGGACTCCCGCCCTCGGACCCCCCACCTTGGGGACCCCCGACCCTGGGGACCCTCCAACACTGCACACCCTGACGGACCCCTGCCACGACCCCCAGCTGggccccctgccctggggacctcccgccctggggaccccccacccctgggacTCTGCACACCCCACTGCCATGCCGGGACCCCCGCTCGGGACCCCCGCCCTGGGACCCAGCACACCCTGACAGACCCCCGTCCCAGGACCCCCAATGGGGACCCCCTgcccgggacccccacccctGGGGCCCTGTATGCCCTGCTGCCACACCCAGACCCGAGCCCCAGGAccccctgctcctggggacCCTGCACACCCCAACGGACCCCTACCACAGACCCCCGACCGGGACCCCCACCCGTGGGGCCACGCACGCCCCAGTGGACCCCCGCCTTGGAGCCCTGACCGGGACCCCCACTCGTGGGGCCACGCACGCCCCAGGGGACCCCCGCCTTGGAGCCCTGACTGGGACCCCCACCCGTGGGGCCACGCACGCCCCAGGGGACCCCCGCCCCTGGGGTCCTGCACGCCCAGCCACAgacccccaccctggggacccctgcccagacacctgggtccctgCACACCCTGCTGCCACACCCAGACCcctgccctgggaccccctgccTTGGGACCCCCCACTCTTGGGACCCCCacctggacacctgggtccctgcACACCCCGCCACTGCACCCAGGACCCCCACCCGGGGGACCCCCTGCCCAGGGGACCCCCCACCCAGACACCTGAGTCCCTGCACTCCCCGCTGCCATGCCCAGgacccccaccctggggacccccaccctggggacccccacccagaCGCCTGGGTCCCTGCACACCCCACCACTGCACCCGgtgaccccccacccctgggacccTCCAACTCCCCACCCGCCCCCAGGACAACACCTCCGTGCACACACGTGTGCAAGGCCCGCCTGACCCCATGCACGTGCGGTGCCGCgggggcagctctgcctcttGCACGAGGCTTGTGCAAGGTCTGCGTGGGGCTCGTATGAGGGTTGCAGGACTCTCACGCTGGCCTTGCACGCCCCTTGCACACCCCTCGCACAGGGGCATCGCCCAGAGTCTTGCACGGGTCTGTGTGTCTCTTGGCCAGGCAAGACCTTTGTGCAAGCCTTGCACGCCCCTTGCACAGCCCTTGCACGAGCCTCGCACGAGGCAGCTTGCACAGGCCTTGCGCAGCTCTGCACCCCTCTTACCCAGGTATTGTGCAGGTCTTATGTGAGCCTTGCACACCCCTTGCACGCGCCTTACACATCCCTCGCACAAGCCAGCTTGCACGGACCTTGCACAAGCCTGCGCCCCTTTTGCCCGGGCATTGTGCAGGTCTCACGCAAACCTTGCATCCCCTTGCACAAGCCTTGCACACCCCTTGCACGGACCTTGCACAGCTCTCTGCGCCTCTTTGCCAGGCACTGTATAGGTCTCACACGAGCCTTGCACACCCCTTGCACAAGCCTCGCACGAGGCAGCTCGCGCGGGCCTTGCACAACCACGCACCTCTTCTCTAGGTATTGCACAGGCCTCACACAAGCCTTGCACGCCCCTTGCACGAGCTTCACGCACCCTTTGCACGAGCCTCGCACAGGGCAGCTCGCACAGCTCCGCGCACGTCTTGCGCAGGCCTCGCACGCCCCTCGCACGGGGCCTTGCACGAGGCCGTGCACCCCCTAACCAGGCAGCacgtccccccctccccaggggacccaggcgtcggggcgccccctccccacccccgcgcccctccccccacGGGTGCCTACCTTGGGTGGCCGAGGTGACGAGGACGGCGGTGACGAGGAGGCTGCgcagggcgggggcggggcgggccaTGGCGGGGGAGGGGCGCTGCCGGCCCCCCACGGCCTCACCGGGCACCGACCTGCGGGAGAGAGGGGGAGGGGGTCGGCggaggcgggggggaggggggctgcccagccccccccccccaaccgcagggggaggggagggcgccgcggggggggtgggggggggtcgcGGCGATTAACGGCGAGGATTAAAAGATgggttgggggaggggaaggaccCAGCcgtctgccccccccccccccccagcatctGGAccacccctcccccctccagaagggacccaggcgtccgggaccccccc
This portion of the Phalacrocorax carbo unplaced genomic scaffold, bPhaCar2.1 SCAFFOLD_404, whole genome shotgun sequence genome encodes:
- the LOC135311265 gene encoding adhesion G protein-coupled receptor L1-like: MPRGPIPRTGSVPGEAVGGRQRPSPAMARPAPALRSLLVTAVLVTSATQGLSRAGLPFGLVRRELACEGYPIELRCPGSDVVMVENANYGRTDDKICDADPFQMENVQCYLPDAFKIMAQRCNNRTQCVVVAGSDAFPDPCPGTYKYLEVQYDCVPYKVEQKGNATLRSGPWDRPDPPKPPPGPPDPPQPPLKRLPQPSPEPPIPQLLHPKIPPFHPKS